The following proteins come from a genomic window of Brevibacillus antibioticus:
- a CDS encoding VWA domain-containing protein, with product MGINFIQPLFLLLLLPVVYVIISWWQHQKQMPIGRKATIATIRSLLFLLLVLALAGTQLLTPVQAKTIVFVVDRSASMKDDPRVLSFLREAIGQKQAADKYAVIAVGAEAAVDQPLTIRQELQPLGVDVNRNATNLAEGIRLASAMIATNARGKVVLLTDGQETNGDAARQTRLARERGIAVEAVSLQQPYGDEVVLTSVQVPQRLYAGEEYGITVDVESTVATEATLRLYEGNREAGQQTVQISKGNNRFVFSQKAMQQGFHRYRVEIEPRQDTVAANNQATAYTQVAGAPVVLVAEGHPGAASNLIQALEAGNIKVELRDFALLPKELEGYKQFASIVLADVPATSMNDADMERMRTAVRDLGIGLIMTGGKDSFGMGGWFQTPIEEALPVHMDLKGKEQLPSLGLQLVIDKSGSMSADARGADKMALAREAAIRATTMMNAQDYIGVIAFDDTPWDVVAPQSVTKLDEIQQQIGRIQADGGTDIFPALQLGYERVKAMNTQRKHVILLTDGQSAIGDDYEGLLQQMTAENITVSTVALGDDSDRSLLEMIAELGKGRYYFANDAESIPKIFSKETALASRTFIVEKPQVPGYTGLGAWPTLKQTLPPVRAYIATTPKQTAESSLMSADDDPILTRWQYGLGRSVAWTSDLEGKWSPDWVAWGGSSRLWNEIVAWTFPQITEGAWKTTTSMKGAKGNVRVTMPPGGSLPQEMEAVVLNQEMKREVIKLKPVAPGVMEGEFETADPGTYMIQISQKNQGRVTASQTTGLTVSYSPEYGVHSDGEKKLQEWLSVGGGNQITKPEEAFGGTLPDKWDTQSISEWLLMLAAFLLPIDIAVRRLQLPDQWWARLSSLWRVRKSMSADSDQQVVLSRLGEKRSATRRTREERTDDQKVVSAPLIHPVGRAGNRVKPAVKNEQAKEKQEKQTQPDETLNRLLVAKNRKKSQ from the coding sequence GTGGGTATTAACTTTATACAGCCGCTATTCCTGTTGCTATTGCTTCCCGTTGTGTACGTCATCATCAGCTGGTGGCAACATCAAAAGCAAATGCCAATCGGCAGAAAGGCGACAATTGCAACTATTCGCTCGCTCTTGTTCCTTCTTCTGGTTTTGGCGTTGGCAGGGACACAGCTACTGACACCTGTTCAGGCGAAAACGATTGTGTTTGTTGTAGATCGATCCGCTTCCATGAAGGACGATCCGCGGGTTCTCTCTTTTTTGCGGGAGGCGATCGGGCAAAAGCAAGCAGCGGATAAGTATGCTGTCATTGCAGTAGGTGCGGAGGCGGCGGTCGATCAACCGTTGACGATCCGCCAAGAGTTACAGCCCCTTGGCGTGGATGTCAACCGGAATGCAACCAATTTGGCAGAAGGAATCCGATTGGCGTCTGCCATGATCGCTACCAATGCCAGAGGAAAAGTTGTCTTGCTGACAGATGGTCAGGAAACAAACGGAGATGCGGCACGGCAGACGAGACTGGCGAGGGAGCGAGGAATCGCTGTAGAGGCTGTCTCCTTGCAGCAACCATACGGGGATGAAGTCGTTCTTACATCTGTACAGGTACCGCAAAGACTATATGCGGGAGAGGAATACGGCATCACGGTTGATGTGGAGAGTACAGTAGCAACCGAGGCAACCCTGCGCCTGTATGAAGGCAATCGCGAGGCGGGCCAGCAAACGGTACAAATCAGCAAGGGCAACAACCGCTTCGTTTTTTCGCAAAAAGCGATGCAGCAGGGTTTCCATCGCTATCGTGTGGAAATCGAGCCGCGACAAGATACTGTAGCGGCGAACAATCAGGCTACAGCCTATACACAGGTAGCCGGGGCACCAGTCGTACTCGTAGCCGAAGGGCATCCTGGTGCCGCTAGCAACCTCATTCAAGCGCTGGAAGCGGGTAATATCAAGGTGGAGCTGCGCGATTTCGCACTGCTGCCAAAGGAGCTTGAGGGCTACAAACAATTTGCCTCCATCGTACTGGCAGATGTGCCGGCTACCAGCATGAATGATGCGGATATGGAACGCATGCGGACTGCTGTACGTGATTTGGGCATTGGTTTGATCATGACAGGCGGTAAAGATAGCTTCGGTATGGGTGGTTGGTTTCAGACACCAATCGAAGAGGCATTACCTGTTCACATGGATTTAAAAGGGAAGGAACAACTCCCTTCGCTCGGACTGCAGCTGGTCATCGATAAGTCGGGCAGTATGAGCGCCGATGCCAGAGGTGCGGATAAGATGGCACTGGCTAGGGAAGCTGCGATTCGAGCAACAACCATGATGAATGCACAGGACTACATCGGAGTGATTGCATTTGACGACACGCCATGGGATGTCGTAGCTCCACAATCTGTCACGAAACTGGATGAAATCCAACAGCAGATCGGCAGAATCCAAGCGGATGGCGGAACCGATATTTTCCCTGCCTTACAGCTGGGCTACGAACGTGTAAAGGCGATGAATACCCAGCGCAAGCACGTTATTTTACTCACAGATGGGCAGTCTGCAATTGGCGATGATTACGAGGGCCTGCTACAACAAATGACGGCTGAAAATATTACCGTTTCAACTGTGGCGCTGGGTGATGATTCGGATAGGTCGCTGCTGGAGATGATTGCCGAGTTAGGAAAAGGCAGATACTATTTTGCAAATGATGCCGAATCCATTCCGAAAATCTTCAGTAAAGAAACAGCCTTAGCCAGCCGTACGTTTATTGTGGAGAAGCCCCAGGTACCAGGCTATACAGGATTGGGAGCATGGCCTACGCTGAAGCAGACATTGCCTCCGGTGCGTGCGTATATCGCAACAACACCGAAGCAAACAGCCGAATCATCCTTGATGAGCGCTGACGATGATCCGATTCTCACCCGTTGGCAGTATGGTCTGGGGCGTTCTGTCGCCTGGACGAGTGATCTGGAAGGGAAGTGGTCACCGGACTGGGTGGCTTGGGGAGGAAGCAGCCGTCTGTGGAACGAAATCGTGGCATGGACTTTCCCACAAATTACAGAAGGCGCTTGGAAGACGACCACGAGCATGAAAGGCGCAAAAGGCAATGTGAGGGTTACGATGCCACCCGGTGGAAGCCTGCCTCAAGAGATGGAGGCAGTCGTTCTCAATCAAGAGATGAAGCGAGAGGTCATCAAGCTTAAACCGGTTGCACCAGGCGTCATGGAGGGTGAATTCGAGACTGCTGATCCGGGTACTTACATGATTCAGATCTCACAAAAAAATCAAGGTCGAGTCACGGCGAGCCAAACGACAGGATTGACCGTTTCCTATTCACCCGAATACGGAGTACATTCCGATGGAGAGAAAAAACTTCAAGAGTGGCTAAGTGTCGGTGGAGGGAATCAGATCACCAAGCCGGAAGAAGCTTTTGGTGGCACGCTTCCCGATAAATGGGACACACAGTCGATCAGTGAGTGGTTACTGATGTTGGCGGCTTTTCTGTTGCCGATCGATATCGCTGTTCGCCGCCTGCAGTTGCCGGATCAATGGTGGGCAAGACTATCTAGTCTATGGAGAGTGCGCAAGTCCATGTCTGCCGATTCTGATCAACAGGTAGTATTGTCTCGCCTCGGCGAGAAGCGCTCTGCGACAAGACGGACACGCGAAGAGCGGACAGATGACCAAAAAGTCGTATCTGCTCCTCTCATTCATCCGGTAGGGAGGGCTGGAAATCGGGTGAAGCCAGCAGTCAAGAACGAGCAGGCAAAAGAGAAACAGGAGAAGCAAACACAGCCTGACGAAACGCTAAACAGACTATTGGTGGCCAAGAACCGGAAAAAGTCTCAGTAA
- a CDS encoding multicopper oxidase family protein gives MADFEVLAGIHQGLFLVLLIVMLAPTLMANQLVFRPTKRAFISNARITLCFSWSALFVFAGHLVMTWVMFESFGWLSIKDTLLGFLPFMFVPLLCCLLSTFPRLWELAGKGGKESRQSQVDTDYTRILLQEKNVRPVKANSPDLDDTLDAEWRGDASCPELLVPLQASVLGCLIALFLQVFFPAVTLEPSILFLAWGVLLAGVSLLWIQQSWQHQYHSTAENWVRPRRMFRFIRFAAFLLMTAFLAMIWGNQAMIASRLPDHSPLGDQNQDDHALPDFVFPVKASAHSMPPSGKPRSVDVSAKLKQGNPDRAFSLNVQKKTIHQASGKTVEAWTLNGQYPGPELRMKQGELVEITLLNKDITEGIDIHWHGMQTPASNDRIAKGEKSVFRFRAEQTGTYWYHSHQQIPEQVVNGLLGALVIEAAEATTTGVPIRDIAMIHHKDEKAGATLNGSDTRKMETVTPGTTVRLRFINAENAPVTYLLEGTPFQVVAIDGTEVNEPNLIANQALQPGAGGRYDIQFTMPNRPVLFAPAANQHDKGLLLRPDGSKDAVPFLNTELSVFDPARYGSPTALPFDLSSHFDREYQLLIDGQYGFYDGKFERLSTVNGDLLPDTRMMLEEGDLIKLTFVNRSFQDQSLYLHGHHMLILSRDGKKVTGSPWWTDTLQIAPGQTYEVAFRANNPGVSMEESLPKDETAFGIAIPLVYEEHLQKENSNP, from the coding sequence ATGGCTGATTTTGAAGTGCTTGCCGGGATTCATCAAGGATTGTTTCTGGTCCTTCTCATCGTCATGCTGGCCCCGACACTCATGGCAAACCAGCTCGTTTTCCGTCCGACGAAACGGGCTTTCATAAGCAATGCTCGCATCACTTTATGTTTTTCATGGTCGGCCCTTTTTGTATTTGCGGGTCATTTGGTGATGACGTGGGTTATGTTTGAATCTTTTGGCTGGCTTTCCATAAAGGATACGCTGCTTGGCTTTTTACCTTTTATGTTTGTTCCATTGCTCTGCTGCCTACTCTCGACTTTTCCACGACTGTGGGAGTTGGCCGGGAAAGGGGGCAAAGAGTCAAGGCAGTCACAAGTAGATACGGATTATACCCGAATTTTGCTACAAGAGAAAAATGTTAGGCCTGTAAAAGCAAACTCCCCTGACCTAGACGACACGTTAGATGCAGAGTGGCGAGGAGACGCATCTTGCCCCGAATTGCTCGTTCCGCTGCAAGCTAGCGTCTTGGGCTGTCTGATTGCACTCTTCCTTCAAGTCTTTTTTCCTGCTGTTACGTTGGAACCGTCCATTTTGTTTCTCGCTTGGGGTGTATTATTAGCCGGGGTCTCCCTGCTTTGGATTCAGCAATCGTGGCAGCATCAATACCACTCCACTGCGGAAAACTGGGTAAGGCCGCGCCGTATGTTCCGCTTTATCCGTTTTGCCGCGTTTCTCCTGATGACCGCTTTCCTTGCGATGATCTGGGGAAATCAAGCGATGATAGCGAGCCGCCTTCCTGATCATTCACCTTTGGGAGATCAGAATCAGGATGATCACGCTCTCCCCGATTTTGTTTTCCCTGTAAAGGCAAGTGCTCATTCGATGCCTCCCTCAGGGAAACCTAGAAGTGTCGATGTATCAGCAAAACTAAAACAAGGGAACCCTGATCGAGCGTTTTCGCTGAACGTACAGAAAAAAACCATCCATCAAGCATCAGGCAAAACCGTAGAAGCATGGACCCTGAATGGACAATATCCCGGACCTGAGCTGCGTATGAAGCAAGGTGAGCTCGTCGAAATCACCCTTCTGAACAAGGATATAACCGAAGGGATAGACATCCACTGGCATGGCATGCAGACTCCCGCAAGCAATGATCGCATTGCAAAAGGAGAAAAATCTGTTTTTCGCTTTCGCGCAGAACAAACAGGGACGTATTGGTATCATTCTCACCAGCAAATTCCTGAGCAAGTAGTGAACGGATTATTGGGTGCTCTTGTGATCGAGGCAGCCGAAGCTACAACTACAGGCGTACCCATCCGCGACATTGCCATGATTCATCACAAGGATGAAAAGGCAGGCGCGACGTTAAACGGCTCAGATACGCGAAAAATGGAAACAGTTACTCCCGGCACAACGGTTCGCCTTCGTTTTATAAACGCTGAAAATGCTCCTGTCACCTATTTACTGGAAGGAACTCCTTTTCAGGTAGTAGCGATTGACGGAACCGAGGTAAACGAACCGAATTTGATTGCCAATCAAGCCTTGCAGCCTGGGGCCGGCGGTCGATACGACATTCAGTTTACAATGCCGAATCGTCCCGTGCTATTTGCTCCAGCTGCAAACCAGCATGACAAAGGGCTGCTACTACGTCCAGACGGGTCCAAAGATGCTGTGCCCTTCTTAAACACAGAGCTTTCCGTCTTTGACCCTGCACGTTACGGCAGTCCGACTGCCCTTCCTTTTGATCTCTCTTCCCATTTTGATCGGGAATATCAACTGCTCATTGATGGTCAGTACGGGTTTTATGACGGTAAATTCGAGCGATTGTCGACTGTAAATGGCGACTTGCTTCCTGATACACGGATGATGCTTGAAGAGGGCGATCTCATAAAGCTGACCTTCGTCAACCGGAGCTTCCAGGATCAATCGCTGTATCTGCACGGCCATCACATGCTCATCTTGAGCCGGGACGGCAAAAAAGTTACAGGAAGTCCATGGTGGACGGACACTCTCCAGATAGCGCCAGGTCAAACCTATGAAGTTGCTTTCCGCGCGAATAATCCTGGTGTATCGATGGAAGAGAGCCTTCCTAAAGATGAAACTGCTTTTGGGATAGCAATCCCGCTCGTGTATGAAGAGCATCTCCAAAAAGAAAACAGCAATCCGTAG
- a CDS encoding class I SAM-dependent methyltransferase → MENKEWIKSFQEEVEAPFVGWDFARLTATGRMQDAPLGWNYVNIVKKNMHKVRSMLDMGTGGGELFSTLAPFPLETYATEGYKPNVAVAKANLEPLGVRVFPVDGEELLPFEDQSLDLIINRHESYLPSEMKRLLKPGGTFVTQQVGGQDNLELNRLLGAPIPPDYLHWNLAYAVNELEEAGLTIVDQKEEMSFSRFYDIGAIVYYVKAIEWQIRDFTIEKYADALLDLHQKIEAVGYIDIPTHRFFMITQQKS, encoded by the coding sequence ATGGAAAATAAGGAATGGATCAAAAGCTTTCAAGAAGAAGTGGAGGCACCATTCGTTGGATGGGATTTTGCACGACTGACAGCGACAGGCAGGATGCAGGATGCACCACTTGGCTGGAACTATGTAAACATCGTGAAAAAGAACATGCACAAAGTCCGCTCTATGCTGGATATGGGAACTGGCGGTGGAGAACTGTTTTCTACGCTTGCACCATTCCCTTTGGAGACGTATGCGACAGAAGGCTATAAGCCGAATGTAGCCGTGGCAAAAGCCAATCTGGAACCCTTGGGTGTTCGTGTGTTTCCGGTAGACGGGGAAGAATTATTGCCTTTTGAGGATCAATCACTCGACTTGATTATCAATCGACATGAATCATATTTGCCGTCTGAAATGAAGCGCTTGTTGAAGCCGGGGGGCACATTTGTTACCCAGCAAGTAGGCGGTCAAGACAATCTCGAGCTGAATCGATTGCTAGGCGCTCCAATTCCGCCAGATTACTTGCACTGGAATCTTGCCTATGCAGTGAACGAACTGGAGGAAGCCGGTCTTACGATTGTGGACCAAAAAGAGGAAATGAGCTTTTCTCGTTTCTATGACATTGGTGCTATTGTTTACTATGTGAAGGCAATCGAATGGCAGATTCGTGACTTTACTATAGAAAAGTACGCCGATGCCTTGCTCGATCTGCATCAGAAAATCGAAGCGGTTGGATATATCGATATTCCTACCCATCGATTTTTCATGATTACCCAACAAAAGTCCTAA